A single window of Gemmatimonadaceae bacterium DNA harbors:
- a CDS encoding S4 domain-containing protein, whose protein sequence is MAQKRDDDTDDAAEPVRLDKWLWAARFFKTRAIAVDAIAGGKVMYKGERTKPAHVVHLGDELRIRLGPYEHVVHVRALTPRRGPAKQAQLMYEETPESVAARARLAEQFRAASAFNPQAGWTDSKKDRRELRRVRGKE, encoded by the coding sequence GCCGCCGAGCCCGTCCGGCTGGACAAGTGGCTGTGGGCCGCGCGGTTCTTCAAGACGCGGGCCATCGCGGTGGACGCGATCGCGGGCGGCAAGGTGATGTACAAGGGGGAGCGGACGAAGCCCGCGCACGTCGTGCACCTTGGCGACGAGTTGCGCATTCGGCTGGGGCCGTACGAGCACGTGGTACATGTGCGCGCGCTCACGCCGCGCCGCGGGCCCGCGAAGCAGGCGCAACTGATGTACGAGGAGACGCCGGAGTCGGTGGCCGCCCGCGCGCGGCTGGCGGAGCAGTTCCGGGCCGCGAGCGCCTTCAACCCGCAGGCCGGCTGGACCGATTCGAAGAAGGACCGGCGGGAACTTCGGCGGGTCCGCGGCAAGGAGTAG
- the infA gene encoding translation initiation factor IF-1 gives MAKEEAIELEGTVTEVLPSATFRVHLTNGHDVLATMAGKMRRHRIRVLAGDRVSVEVSPYDLSRGRITFRHKT, from the coding sequence ATGGCGAAGGAAGAAGCGATCGAACTCGAGGGCACCGTCACCGAAGTGCTTCCCAGTGCCACGTTCCGCGTGCACCTCACCAATGGGCACGATGTGCTGGCCACGATGGCCGGCAAGATGCGGCGACATCGCATCCGCGTGCTGGCCGGCGACCGGGTCTCGGTGGAGGTCTCACCCTACGACTTGAGTCGCGGCCGGATCACCTTCCGGCACAAGACCTGA